CAATGACAGGCTGAATTGTGGGCGAATATGTAGGACTATACTGACGACTGAGAAATGATTCAAGTAATGATGTTTTCCCACAACCTCTAGCCCCCAATATAAAACAATTGAACACAGTTCTATCAGCAACCGTAGATCTATAGGATTTGCCGTTGTGTTTTCgcatctttctttggcGAGTGATTCTTAATGCAGAAGTTGTAGGTTCATCCTTACGACTGCTTCCATCTAAAGAATCGCCATAACCGAAATATCCAAGGTATTCGAGTACCGTTCTACAATCAAGAAACGTGGTCATAACCCATTGAGACAACCAGCCTTGTAATGTAACGTCTCCTTGTTCATTACAGACCACGCTTCTTGGAAAACCAGACTCCTTCCATGATGGAGGAATTCCCGGCGTTGGGTAAAACATCTTAGTAAGTTCTTCCTCATTCAAGCCTCCATCGTTATCCTTATCGAACAATAAAAACAAATCCACAAGAAACTGATAACCTTTAGGGGATAGTTCTACACTAGAATTGGGCCAAACATCCATCTTCGGATAAAGAACGTTGTCCTCGATGGACAACGAATCGGTGTAATGAAACGCTCTCAATATACCCCAGATGGTCTCATGACGTCCTGTTTCGACGTACAACTTGTTTAATGCTAAAAATCCTTGTTCCGTAATACCTTTCTCACCAGCAGaaccaaaaagagaagtatCAAGAGTGGATTTAATCAGCGATAGCTCGTTGATATCCATGGTTTTATGAAAGCCCTTCTCCTgtaattgaagaagttcgTTATCATTGAGATATCCATCCTGATCGCGATCACAAAGATAAAAGACTCTCTTTAAAGCATCTACAGCCAAAGGTTTCAAACTGCTATCTTTATAGTCGTATAAAGGAGCAATAGGATGAGTTACAGACCTCTGGCATAGATAAAATGCCTGATTAACGTTGTAATTTTCCTTGGCACTGCACCGAATACATGCCTCGATCTCCTTAAACTCTCGTAGAAGGGGAATAAACTCTTCATTGAGTATGGTGTCTGATTCTACCGTCTTGTCAAGATCAATCATATTGTCGCATAAAACAATAGGTAGGTTAACACCCATAGATCTGAAAGTAGGAATCCAATATAGAGAGATTCGTTCATAGGTATAATGATCGGAATAGACCAACCAAATGACATCGGCCTTCCTAACCTCatattgaaaagagaatatGTCGGAAGGAGTGGTGTCTATAAGAATGGTGAAGTTTGGAGAGTGAGAGCTGTTGGAGAAGTCTCTAGGGATAACCAATTCTGGAATCACGTGTTGAATGTTTGGAACGAATTTTTCTTTAATGAGTGATGCGATGAGACTAGATTTACCTACGCCTTCATCGCCGCATACGACAACTCTGATGCTGTCCATACCGGCAATTCAATGCTTGATACTTAAACAGAAAAGGCCACGTTGAGGATGAAGGAATCCTCATTAATAGTTTTTCTGGAACGAATTTATGCACATAAATTTCATTCGGAATCTACCTAtagtccttcttcttcaagatggCATTGCACCAGCAGATTCTCAAGTTATCGACGCTTATTCAAGAACTGGTGTCTAATgttgatgaatatgaaacTCTCAAAAGCGTCTCAGATACCGCTCCTACTATAGACAGTAACGAAGAGTTGACATCTACTTTGAGGAAGATTGATAACTCCCTCAAGTACATTGAGATTCTCTTCGAGGATGAGTTTTCGGAGAATGAATACGATGCTCTTGTAAGTTTATTGGGGATATACGATAAAGCTTTAAGTTCTCTTCCAGAGGTTGAAGTAGAAGGCTATACGTTTGATAGAACCAAGATAGAGGAAGTGAGGGAAAATGCAAATGGGGAAAACGGAGGAGGATACGACGAGGATATGGTCGACATGACCTTGAATCCAAGTATCTCTTCGAAGCATAAGAAATCCGTACGCTTTAAGGATAATCTTGTGGACGCTGAACCTACCAAATATAAGGACGATAGAGATGTTTTGTTCCAAGATAATGAGTCGCTCTCGTCTCAGGCGTCCACCACGTCACAGACCTCGTCACAGATGTTGTCAAACAAGCAAATATTTATTAGCAATCAGCAGGAAATTATAAATCAAGACCAAACATTGGATCATCTTGGTGACTCGGTAAGTAGACAGCACGAAATGTCTCTACAGATCAACGGTGAGGTGAATGATCATATGGTTTTATTGGATGATCTAGAAAATGGAATGGACAGAACTAACGTCAGATTGATCAGAGGACAACGTAATATACGCAGATTTAGAGAGGCTCTACGGGAAAGGGGAGACTGGTGTACAATCTTGGTCTTGGTGGTTGTATTGTTATTTTTATTAGTGGTAGTTAAATAGATAGATATCGCGATTCGAGGTGTCATGGATTAATAggatttttctttcttgttcACCAACTTCAGCTCCTTCTAGAAACTGATGGTTCTCGTTCGAAATCTCCGTTCGTTTCATAGCACTTCCAGACAGCTAGCTGGTCATCACCATAATAAATTTTCACTAAGAGATGACCCATTAGTACAGCCTGCTGAGCCTGCTGAGCCTGTGAGAGCCCGTTTTGCTCCTTCCCCTACTGGTTTCTTGCATTTGGGCTCTTTAAGGACTGCTCTATACAATTATCTTGCGGCAAAATCAACACACGGTCAATTTCTCCTTAGATTGGAAGACACTGATCAGAAGAGGTTGGTTCAAGGTGCTGAACAGAATATATATGAGACGTTGAAATGGCTTGGTATGAATATCGATGAAGGACCGATACAAGGGGGTCCTTATTTTCCATATCGACAGAGTGATAGATCGAAAATATACGCCAAGTATGTACGAATTTTGCTAGATAAAGGCTTTGCATATAGATGCTACTGCTCGAAGCATAGATTGGATCAGCTTCGTGACTCGGCAAGACTACTCAAGCCACCAACCACGGCATCTTATGATCGTTACTGTTTGAATCATTACACTAAGGAACAATCGGATGTCAAATGTGCCAATGGTGAGGAGTTTACAGTCAGATTTGTTTCTCCTAAGCGTTATCCAATATTTACGGATCTCTTACACGGTGAAATCGATCAACAGATCCAGATAAACCCCGTTGATGTTCGTTATGAGGATCCTGTGCTATTGAAAAGTGATGGCTTACCCACTTACCACATGGCTAATGTGATTGATGATCACTTGATGAAGATCACACATGTCATCAGAGGTGAAGAATGGCTTGCTTCCACCCCTAAACACGTTGCATTGTACAATGCTTTTGGCTGGAAACCTCCTAAATTCATTCATATACCATTACTTACCACTGTTGATAACAGAAAGTTATCCAAAAGATCGGGGGACATAGATATAATGTCACTTAAGGCCAAAGGTTATTTACCTGAGGCTCTCATAAACTTCAGTGTCTTATTTGGTTGGTCTCCCAAACGTACGTATGGCAAAAAGTCCAGCGAGATATTCAGTTTGCAAGAATTAGAGAACGAGTTCTCGCTGGAAGGTCTTACCAAGGGTAATGCTAAGGTCGACTTTAGCAAGCTCGAATTCTTTAACAAGCATTACTTGGGTAAAAAGCTTGCAGATACTGAGTCAGAGTTCTACAAAAAAAGCTTGGACGACATCTTTCATAAGCTTAGTACTACTTTGAATTTGCCTCACTTGTCTAAGAATGAAGTAGATAAGGTATTAACAGCTGTGGGTTCGGCTTTGAGTAAAGTAGATGAACTCGATACAGAACAGTATTggtatttcttcatcaagcCTTCTTATTCCATAGattcatttttgaagagcACAAAGTTGGATACTGATACTATCAGGAAGATCGTCCAACAATTGAGGGACAATTCAGTGGGGTTATCTGTTGAAAACATGAGTCAGACCATTAAGCAGATAGCGGAGAGTATTCCAggaataaagagaaaatcCGTCTATCAAACACTTCGGTATGCTCTCAGTGGACCTCAATCAGGTACCAATATGCACACCATTATCAATATTCTAGGCATGAAAGAAACCGAGAATAGAATTGCCGACTTTGCAGAAGCTTTGAATCACGCttgaaagaaggagttgTATACATATAAACCATTAATTAAATATCTGTACATAAAAGACGCTCACTCTGCTTCACACAACCTCTTTAAATACCCAGGATCGCTGCTCATCCGACTCTTGAACCTGTTCCACCAGTCATTGAACTTGTTCATGGATACTTTGTTATTTGAGTCCGCAAAAGAACTTAAGAAATTGTAAGCGTTACCGATAATCTTATTGGAAAATTCAAGAACCTGCGATTGAGTAAGGTCCTTAGATGCAGCAAGAGCAGCGTTTGCCGGGGAATTCACAGTAACCAATGACTGTGAGTTATATGCAGCGTTCGTTGCTCCTGATAATTTTAGCTGTTCTAGCTGAGGCAATGCAGTATCATTAGGTTCGATCGAGATGCCTAATATGATCGAGGCCGAAGTACCTTCCGTACCAGTACCAGTACCAGTACCACCAGTACCACCAGTACCTTCACCAGATCCATCCATATCTATGTCACCCTCTGATGGCATAACAGAGGATGCAACGTCGATCGACCCTATGTTCCCCGGGTTGATCTTGAATATAGCACTCTGTTTCTGTGCAGTGAGACCTCCTAATAGCTTAAACTCGGTACTGACAAAAGGTGGTGCAGAGGCGTCCCTACCATTCACCTGGAACTGGTAGTAGATCAGAGCAACAAATGAAGGGTCAAATTGAATGTTGGGTAACAGAAAGATCGACAAATGATATACGTTCTTCACCGAAAGTTCATCGTATTTAATTGTATACTGAGATGAGTCAATCTGTTGTGCCAAACTGATCGCTCTGCCTGCTAAAGTTGAGCCAAACATGGCAGATCAATCGAATAGAAGGAAAAGCGTAACTTGACTGTTGATCTTGTTATTCTAGTTCGAAACCGTCTATCTCTTTTATTATAGTTATccctccatttcttgaaagatACCGAATAGTCTAGAATAAGGCTGTGCAAATCGATGAAAAATGCAactattttctttctcagGCTGTGCTGTCTTCATTTAGACTTTTCATGCCCATCTATTGTTCGAACTTAATTTGATTTCACTAATGATATATCTACATACTGAAAAGACCATGCTGTCTGGGTTACTGCGACGGTATTCGACACTTCTATATCGTCCTGGGTCCACATATCTTCTTGGCCAGGTTAGACTTGATCCTTCTTTAGTCAGTACAAAGGTGCCTCAAGTTCAGGTTGAACAATCCAAGGCCAGAGTCAATCCTGATGAATTCATGGCCAAAGTGAGCCTCAAAAGGGCGCCCCAGCGAATACTTAACACTCCTACATCATCACTTGGGTGGTATAATTACCTAACAGAAAGTATCACTAAAGAACAAGTTGATGGTAGGCTagtatctttcaaagatacAGTTTGTACCGATCTTCAAAGACAAAAGCTCTATTCAGGGTTTAAAGTATGTTATAGCCGACAACTTTCCAGATTTGGCATGTATCAACTTGGCTTAAGGTTGGAAGATTTTGAGCTCGACAAATCGGTACGAAGAAGTACCTCGGAGCCACTTCAGAAGAAGCGCAGAATCAATCAGATGGTGAAATATGTGGCTGATCATTTAATCGATTCACAGAAGAACTTATCCGTCATTAACAAGCGACTaaagttgaaaagactGGCGCCAGACTTTTACTTGCATCAACAGTTCGTGATAAAtcttggaaagaaggatttATCGAAGATGGTTGACATTTATTTCGAGTTACCTGAGCCTAGAGCACTTTATTTGACAAGTTTCgagtttgaaaagtttatGAGTCAAGTGCTAGCTTATAAAATGTCGAAGGAAGATCATATCTTGGATTCAGAGAAACTTGTTGACTTGTTTAAGAACTTGTTAGATGATCATATCCCATTAACAGGGTTTGAGTTGACAAAGTATGTGTTTTTCACACTAAAGAATATGTCCAGTTTGCATAAACTTGACAAGGACTCTTGTTTTAACGGTGTTATGCAGTTGCAATCCAGATTCATCTTTACCAGATCGATATGGAACTTAATTCTAAACGAATTTCctgagaaaagagatattgtcttgaaagagatggCCAATAAGGTGACGCTTAATCGAGATTTGCTAATAACTCTACTTAAGACGTCAACTTCAATATCAGAGTTAGCCAATTTACTTGGtcttgttcaattgaaGCATATTCATTTGGATCCTCAAATGTTCGAACTCATTTTGCGCAAGCTTATCGGCTTTGGTTACTATTTTTTGGCCAAAGGCATGCTTGAGACTCTGCTAACTTCTCGAAGACCTCTGAAGATggattctttttctgaGGGTGTGCCAATATTTCCTACGCGTGTTGAGAGGAAACTCGCTAGGCAATACGAGGCTTTTAATGGTAGTTTACTGTATAGGGCCAGAAGTGCACCTCCCAGAGCGAACAAGGTGGACTTTTCAAGACTCATCTACTATTATTTCAAACCTTCGCCTATGATTTGCTctgtttttcttgattCTCTGTGTGATTCAGAGGTTTTTACAGAAGCAAAGAAGTTTGAGGTCAACAACATACTCGAACTTATGATTAAGAATAAGATACCATTGATAAACTCACAGTTGTTAAATGTTCTTTCGAAACTGCTGGTCAGTCTTCCGGAGAACTTGGAGCTAGATATGAAGATGGTTCTTCAATTGAATGACCTTGCATTGAGCTCCATTGAATATAATGAGAGGTTACATGCAAATtctaaagatttcaagTATGATAAGAAATACTTATCCAGCTTTATTAAAGAACAGGTTGGCAATAGTGTGGTCAATGAGCTTAGGagttctttcaagttgtCATTTGAGCTGTTCAGGAAATGGCCTGCGGAAGGCATCGAAGGATTTTACTATGAAATGAGGATTGAagtgaaggaaaagatgttAAAGATATATGATGAGTTGGAGATTGTAGAAGAGTAAAATGATTTGTTCATCGATACTTGTACATAATTAGGATACACTTAATGGATTATTGGGTTTACATGGTATGAATTGCTCAACCTCTCCTCTTATGCGATTGTATCACCCCTGTAGCACTCCTAAGAAACGTCAGATCCTCATTAACTTCCTGTGGTTTCAATGATGGACATCCTTCATATCCCTTGCTAGAATATCTCATGCTAgccttctcctttctcttgaGCACCTCTTCTCCATACAAAAACACATTAAGCTTAGCATTGTTTGTAAGGATAGGTTTATGTGAACCATCATCTGAGGCTGGTGACTTGCTCTTTCCATGAGTTGTTCTTTGACGCTTTCTACCTCCACTTGATCCGTATCCTGTTGCTGTCCCTGTACCTGTGCCAGAATCATAGGAATCGTCGGCATTGCTCTGTAACAGAAAACTGATTCCATCCTCGTGTCTCTTCTGTCTGCGAACCCTTCGatcagaagaaaaaaagaatgaagatgacgagTCAAAGCCCGAATTGTACCCACTTTCAGATCGCACTGCCGTACTGCCGTTTCCTCCTATATTTATAGGATGATGATATCGAGTACCCACGTGACCAGTCGATGAGGAGGACGTCGCTATGTCGATGAGtgctttgtcttctttcaactggCAGATCTTGCTCACTATGCGATCCTCGAGCTTTCGTTTCACTGTCTGTACAATAtcctctgtttctttggAGGCCTTATCATAGTCTTCTTTGAATTGCTTATTGATAGATTGGACCTGATATTCCTCGGCCAACCGAAGCCTCAATAAATCTGCATCTCgttgttcttcaaaatctctAACTTTTTGAATGTACTGTGGATTGTCTCCTGAATGTAAGGAGCTTAGTTTGTATTGTAACTGTATGAGTGCATCTCGATAGTGATAGTCTTTATCGGCCTCAAATTGCTGCTCAAGTCGCTGAATTTTGCCTTGAATTTGCAGCCGTCTGCGGTCCTTTTTTGTCATATGATGAGCCTTGTATTCTGACATGGTTGGTTGTTGCTCAGAAGACAAAGTATCGAGGGAATATAGGTGACCTCCCATAAATAAGATCGCAgatatttttctctctctaaTTTATCTGGTGCACGGATGGTAAGGTACATCAGATGATGGTGTCGTACAAGCATTTGCTGCAGAGGATAGATGAAGTAGTATATTTCATTATTAAAGACTACAAACTCCAATAAATAAGTGATGCCATCATGGATACCACCTAAAGTGTTTCCAAATAGAGTATTGAGTTATTTGAATCACAGTTTTGTTTTCTTATTATATACTCCGCTCTTAGCTGATTTCTCTCTATGGTGAGCTTCAATTTTAAGTATCTTGAAAATTCTCCAATATAAGCTATAGTAGTTGAAGCAATGTTTGAGATTGCCCttacttttcttcagttCAAATGTCGGTTTGTATCTCTAGTTATGATATTTTCCTAGTGAAAACTTGTTGAGTACTGAACTATGTAGATGATCACTACGCAGAGATAGAAAGTACGATTATTCACTCAGTGGCCTGCTTCTTTAAGCCTGTCTTCAATGAATCATCACTTTTCTCGGCACTTACCACTTTCTCTCCGTTCCTGACTCTCTTAATAACTTCCAAGTAGTTATAGGGCACAAATCCAAGTCGTCCATCTCTTGATCTACATCTCCACCAATTAGAGGGTTCTCCATTAGGCCCACTTTTTGATAATATCGCAACTAgatctcctttcttcaaaccCAATTCCATTTGCTCGTTCTCTGGATTGAAATTATACATCACTCTAGCAAATTccagcttctttggatcaaGAATctccaatgcatttcctATAAGGTTTCCATTTCTTGCAGCAATTCCTTGTTGattctgctgttgttgctgctgctgccgccGTTGTAGCACTCTTTGTTGTTGCTGTCTAGCAACCGTTGTGACCAATTTTTTCAACAAATAAGGCATTCCAAATACAGCAGCCAAAAAGAATAGTAGCGGCTTCAAAGAGCCTCGGCCATTTTTATTGTTATCATTGCTGCCATTGCTAATGCTCTTATTATTTCTGTTTAGCCCACtttgttcaattcttttctGATATTTTTTGAACTCATCGATAGAAAATCTCGTTTTGGAGCCTTTCAACCGACGCAGAAGCTTTTTGATCCATCCCATCACTGCGTAAATGCCTAATAGCGAGCCTAGAGCATCCTTCAAATGAGAAAACTGCTCTGCAACAGACATCATAGTAAAAAAAGAGTTATGGGTGGCATAATACGTGCTCTCTAACATCTGAGCAAATCCCGTGACCGCACCTATAAAGCTTTCAATTAACTGGAAGGTGGTTTCAGTCCCCTGAGCCAAAGAGCCAGCAAAATTGTTTCCACCAAACATTCCTCCTCCCATACCCAGTCCTGATCCGTACATACCCAGTCCAGAACCGTACATTCCAGAACCGTACATGCCGGAACCATACATACCAGAACCATACATACCAGAGCCATAAGAGCCATAAGAACCATAGGAGCCAATGCCAGATCCATAACCTGGATTATTATTATATCCAGTGCCATATGAATCGGGGGCACTAGGGTTATTTGTATTTGTATTCATGTCTGTGCTTGCATTTCTGAGTGTCTGTGGCTTCTCAGGAAGAGCTGGAGCGTTATCTGAGTt
This sequence is a window from Brettanomyces nanus chromosome 3, complete sequence. Protein-coding genes within it:
- a CDS encoding uncharacterized protein (BUSCO:EOG09340XGW); this translates as MDSIRVVVCGDEGVGKSSLIASLIKEKFVPNIQHVIPELVIPRDFSNSSHSPNFTILIDTTPSDIFSFQYEVRKADVIWLVYSDHYTYERISLYWIPTFRSMGVNLPIVLCDNMIDLDKTVESDTILNEEFIPLLREFKEIEACIRCSAKENYNVNQAFYLCQRSVTHPIAPLYDYKDSSLKPLAVDALKRVFYLCDRDQDGYLNDNELLQLQEKGFHKTMDINELSLIKSTLDTSLFGSAGEKGITEQGFLALNKLYVETGRHETIWGILRAFHYTDSLSIEDNVLYPKMDVWPNSSVELSPKGYQFLVDLFLLFDKDNDGGLNEEELTKMFYPTPGIPPSWKESGFPRSVVCNEQGDVTLQGWLSQWVMTTFLDCRTVLEYLGYFGYGDSLDGSSRKDEPTTSALRITRQRKMRKHNGKSYRSTVADRTVFNCFILGARGCGKTSLLESFLSRQYSPTYSPTIQPVIAVNNVELKGGKQCYLIMQELGELESAILENKTKLETCDVLCLAYDSSDPESFQYLIDLRSKYPELDEVPVVYVALKADLDRQQQRADQQPEPYTRSLNLPPPLHISSSWISSLSELLSQLVEAAATPKLATPGLDPEKDTESLINPFTIGCTAVGCMMLVSTWYLKGWRR
- a CDS encoding uncharacterized protein (EggNog:ENOG41), translating into MSEYKAHHMTKKDRRRLQIQGKIQRLEQQFEADKDYHYRDALIQLQYKLSSLHSGDNPQYIQKVRDFEEQRDADLLRLRLAEEYQVQSINKQFKEDYDKASKETEDIVQTVKRKLEDRIVSKICQLKEDKALIDIATSSSSTGHVGTRYHHPINIGGNGSTAVRSESGYNSGFDSSSSFFFSSDRRVRRQKRHEDGISFLLQSNADDSYDSGTGTGTATGYGSSGGRKRQRTTHGKSKSPASDDGSHKPILTNNAKLNVFLYGEEVLKRKEKASMRYSSKGYEGCPSLKPQEVNEDLTFLRSATGVIQSHKRRG
- a CDS encoding uncharacterized protein (BUSCO:EOG09343C4U); this translates as MSSSRPKPWEVSSGTSGASVGLNTTGSTQTQQVAQSSHMNTSSDNSDNAPALPEKPQTLRNASTDMNTNTNNPSAPDSYGTGYNNNPGYGSGIGSYGSYGSYGSGMYGSGMYGSGMYGSGMYGSGLGMYGSGLGMGGGMFGGNNFAGSLAQGTETTFQLIESFIGAVTGFAQMLESTYYATHNSFFTMMSVAEQFSHLKDALGSLLGIYAVMGWIKKLLRRLKGSKTRFSIDEFKKYQKRIEQSGLNRNNKSISNGSNDNNKNGRGSLKPLLFFLAAVFGMPYLLKKLVTTVARQQQQRVLQRRQQQQQQQNQQGIAARNGNLIGNALEILDPKKLEFARVMYNFNPENEQMELGLKKGDLVAILSKSGPNGEPSNWWRCRSRDGRLGFVPYNYLEVIKRVRNGEKVVSAEKSDDSLKTGLKKQATE
- a CDS encoding uncharacterized protein (BUSCO:EOG09343WYB~EggNog:ENOG41) → MFGSTLAGRAISLAQQIDSSQYTIKYDELSVKNVYHLSIFLLPNIQFDPSFVALIYYQFQVNGRDASAPPFVSTEFKLLGGLTAQKQSAIFKINPGNIGSIDVASSVMPSEGDIDMDGSGEGTGGTGGTGTGTGTEGTSASIILGISIEPNDTALPQLEQLKLSGATNAAYNSQSLVTVNSPANAALAASKDLTQSQVLEFSNKIIGNAYNFLSSFADSNNKVSMNKFNDWWNRFKSRMSSDPGYLKRLCEAE
- a CDS encoding uncharacterized protein (BUSCO:EOG09342Q31), which codes for MALHQQILKLSTLIQELVSNVDEYETLKSVSDTAPTIDSNEELTSTLRKIDNSLKYIEILFEDEFSENEYDALVSLLGIYDKALSSLPEVEVEGYTFDRTKIEEVRENANGENGGGYDEDMVDMTLNPSISSKHKKSVRFKDNLVDAEPTKYKDDRDVLFQDNESLSSQASTTSQTSSQMLSNKQIFISNQQEIINQDQTLDHLGDSVSRQHEMSLQINGEVNDHMVLLDDLENGMDRTNVRLIRGQRNIRRFREALRERGDWCTILPAEPAEPVRARFAPSPTGFLHLGSLRTALYNYLAAKSTHGQFLLRLEDTDQKRLVQGAEQNIYETLKWLGMNIDEGPIQGGPYFPYRQSDRSKIYAKYVRILLDKGFAYRCYCSKHRLDQLRDSARLLKPPTTASYDRYCLNHYTKEQSDVKCANGEEFTVRFVSPKRYPIFTDLLHGEIDQQIQINPVDVRYEDPVLLKSDGLPTYHMANVIDDHLMKITHVIRGEEWLASTPKHVALYNAFGWKPPKFIHIPLLTTVDNRKLSKRSGDIDIMSLKAKGYLPEALINFSVLFGWSPKRTYGKKSSEIFSLQELENEFSLEGLTKGNAKVDFSKLEFFNKHYLGKKLADTESEFYKKSLDDIFHKLSTTLNLPHLSKNEVDKVLTAVGSALSKVDELDTEQYWYFFIKPSYSIDSFLKSTKLDTDTIRKIVQQLRDNSVGLSVENMSQTIKQIAESIPGIKRKSVYQTLRYALSGPQSGTNMHTIINILGMKETENRIADFAEALNHA